GGCGGCGCTGACGTCGATGTTCGCGCGGTGGAGGTTGGCGTCCCAGGTGACGCCGATCGCGGCGCCGATCCGCGAGAAGTTGAAGTCGTCCTGCACCCAGGGGTTGTCCTGCTCGTCGCGGTTGCCCGCGTGCGCCGTCCCGGCCTCGGCCGCCAGGAAGACCACCGGGCTGCGGCTCTTGCGCTGCAGCTCGACGTTCGCGGCCACGGCGCGCTCGGCCGCGGCGAGCGCCCGCACCTCCGGGTGCCGCTCGACCGCCCGCGCCACGGCGCCGGGGAACGCGGCCTCGTCGATCTCGACCAGCGGCGACGGCTCGCCGATCGGCTCCGGCTCGTCCGCGTCCGGCAGCGCCAGCATCGCCCGCAGCGCGTCGGCGGCCAGGCGGCGCACCTCGAGCGCCCCGAGGTGCGCCCGGTCGATGCCGAACGCCTGCGTGCGGACCTCGAACAGGTCGGCGTCGTCGACGCCCGAGGACGCGTCGTTCAGGCGCTTCTCGACCTCGCTCTGCAGCTGGTCGAAGTCGCGGCGCATGTCCTCGGCGACCTCCCCGGTCCGGTTGGCCGCGGCGAGCGTCGCGTACGCCTTCGCGGCGTCGAAGGACACGTTCTCGCGGGTCAGCGCCCGGCGCGCCTCCTCGGTCGCCACGCCCTGGCGCGCCAGCGTCTCGAGCGCGTCGAGCTTGCCGAAGGTCCACAGCGGCTGGGCGAGCGTCAGCTCGAGGCGGTAGTAGGGACCGAGCCCCGCCAGCGAGTCCCGGGTGTCCGGGGAGGAGACCACGTTCCCGCGCGCTTCCGGGACGAGGCCGGTGCGCAGGCTGACTTCCGCCTTCGGGAGGATCCGCTGCGACTGCGCCTT
The genomic region above belongs to bacterium and contains:
- a CDS encoding TolC family protein, with protein sequence MAMNLRSAIAVLVPLALAGAVAVPDAGAETVRLGLRATVERAVAESHLLKAGDADVAKAGESVRKAQSQRILPKAEVSLRTGLVPEARGNVVSSPDTRDSLAGLGPYYRLELTLAQPLWTFGKLDALETLARQGVATEEARRALTRENVSFDAAKAYATLAAANRTGEVAEDMRRDFDQLQSEVEKRLNDASSGVDDADLFEVRTQAFGIDRAHLGALEVRRLAADALRAMLALPDADEPEPIGEPSPLVEIDEAAFPGAVARAVERHPEVRALAAAERAVAANVELQRKSRSPVVFLAAEAGTAHAGNRDEQDNPWVQDDFNFSRIGAAIGVTWDANLHRANIDVSAALDERRAVAERLAALRSKVGVDVRQALRATVRERALLESARSALKAAKSRLRLVLDTWETGLEEVSKVLDSYEKYYELRAEEPQRELALNLAIARLSFVLGDVNLYLGWVERGKVSL